The Candidatus Binatus sp. genome window below encodes:
- a CDS encoding YybH family protein, translating into MRMKRARVGAFTAGVLALLMSAAYAPAARADSTTAAGDEIRAELEKWTRDFNSGDASEVCSLFAPDLISNYRGEPEDTYTSLCANLQMALADTAKTYHYDLEIKEIIVSGDLAVVRLVWTLKVRPKNGPEETKRELGLDIFRRQPDGSWKIARYMAYEAPYP; encoded by the coding sequence ATGAGAATGAAGCGCGCTCGGGTTGGGGCATTCACCGCAGGCGTTCTCGCGCTGCTGATGTCCGCAGCGTACGCGCCGGCAGCGAGAGCGGATTCCACGACCGCTGCGGGCGATGAGATTCGCGCCGAGCTGGAGAAGTGGACGCGAGACTTCAATTCCGGTGACGCATCAGAGGTTTGCTCGCTGTTTGCGCCGGATTTGATTTCAAATTATCGGGGGGAGCCCGAAGACACCTATACTTCTCTGTGCGCCAATTTGCAGATGGCGTTGGCGGACACGGCGAAGACATATCACTATGACCTGGAGATCAAGGAAATAATCGTCTCGGGCGATCTCGCCGTTGTAAGGCTCGTTTGGACTCTGAAGGTGCGCCCGAAAAACGGACCCGAGGAGACAAAACGGGAACTTGGCTTGGATATATTCCGGCGCCAACCGGACGGCAGCTGGAAGATAGCGCGTTACATGGCCTACGAGGCACCCTACCCCTAG
- a CDS encoding ATP-binding protein produces the protein MATRGCPCGFYTDPQHECSCSPIVIQRYRSRISGPLLDRIDIHIEVPAVKYKDLTDRVAREPSIAIRERVNRAREAQLVRFKGMPFFCNAQMRASDLRLHCQIESGGERLLELAINRLGLSARAYTRILKVSRTIADLDGAASIAAHHVSEAIQYRSLDRTAP, from the coding sequence GGCAACGCGGGGATGCCCGTGCGGCTTTTACACCGATCCGCAGCACGAATGCTCATGCTCGCCAATCGTGATTCAGCGCTATCGCTCGCGCATCTCGGGCCCGCTGCTCGACCGCATCGACATCCACATCGAAGTGCCCGCGGTGAAGTACAAGGACCTGACCGATCGCGTCGCGCGGGAGCCGTCGATCGCCATTCGCGAGCGCGTTAATCGCGCGCGCGAGGCGCAGCTCGTTCGTTTCAAGGGGATGCCGTTTTTCTGCAACGCGCAGATGCGCGCGAGCGATCTCCGTCTCCATTGCCAAATCGAGTCCGGCGGCGAGCGCCTGCTCGAGCTTGCCATCAACCGCCTCGGCCTGAGCGCGCGAGCCTACACCCGAATCCTCAAAGTCTCGCGCACCATCGCCGATCTCGACGGCGCCGCCTCGATCGCCGCCCACCATGTCAGCGAGGCGATTCAGTACCGTTCGCTCGACCGAACTGCCCCCTAG